The Pseudarthrobacter defluvii DNA window CCTCAGGTTGGCGTCCACCTCCCAGAGCCCGGGTTCCCTGGCCACCGACGATATGGCCCGCGAGATGCCGCTGGCCAGGGCTGTCCCGATAGTGTTGGCGTGTGCGTCCTCGAGGCCGCCCGGGTCCACCACGTAGATGACGTCGACGTCGGAAATGTAGTTCAGCTCCCGGGCTCCGCACTTGCCCATGCCGATCACGGCAAGGCCGACGTCGGCGATGTCCCCTGCGGCGTGCTGCTCCGCCGCCTCCGCACGGGAAACCGCGAGGGCGGCCTCGATGGCGGCTGCGGCCAGGTCCGCCAGTTCACCGCCCACTGACGGCAGGAAGTCCAGCGGATCCGCCGCGCACAGGTCCTTGACGGCGAGGTCCACCAGCCCGCGCCGGTAGGCCGTGCGCAGGGCGGCGTAGGCGTCCATGCCGGTGGCGGCAGCAACGGGACGGGCAGTCCGGGGGTCTGCGCCCACCGACTGCAGGAGCGTGGTGCGCAGCCGGTCCGGGTCGGCGGGCAACGGCTCGGGGCTGGCCCGGACCCGGAAGGCCTCAAGGTGCTCCGGGTGCCTGATGAGGAACTCCCCCAGGGCCTCCGACGCGCCGAGAACCCGGTACATCGGCTCGCTGGCCTCCAGCTCCGCGGCGGCCAGGTCGCGCAGCTGCGGGTGCTTTTCGATCAGCCGGACCAGGGACTGCAGGGCAGTGTCAGGGCTGGCCGCCAGCTGCAGCCCGGCAAAGAGGCTGTCCTGGTCCAGCCCCTCGAGTTCGGGCGCGGCAAGGAACCGCTCGCCCTTTTCCAGGTCGCTGAATCCGGCCGCGATGAGGCGCCGTGCCAGGCTCACGGCAGGCACCTAGAGGATGCCGAGGTTGCGCTGCAGCTCGTAGGGCGTCACCTGCAGCCGGTAGTCCTGCCATTCGGCGCGCTTGTTGCGCAGGAAGTGCTCGTAGACCTGTTCACCCAGGATCTGCGGCATCAGCTCCGAGTCCTCCATGGAGCGGATGGCATCATGCAGGCTGGCGGGCAGCGGATCGTGGCCCATGGCGCGGCGCTCGGCAGAGCTCAGCGACCAGACGTCGTCCTCGGCGGCAGCCGGCAGGTCGTAGCCTTCCTCGATGCCCTTCAGGCCTGCGCCGAGCAGAACAGCGTAGGCCAGGTAGGGGTTGGCGGCTGAATCAATGCCGCGGTATTCGATCCGTGCAGACTGGCCCTTGCCGGGCTTGTACAGCGGCACCCGGACCAGCGCTGAACGGTTGTTGTGGCCCCAGCTGAGGTAGCTGGGGGCCTCTCCCCCGCCCCACAGGCGCTTGTAGGAGTTGACGAACTGGTTGGTGACGGCCGTGAACTCGGGCGCGTGCTTAAGGATCCCGGCAATGAACTGGCGTGCGGTCTTGGACAGTTGGAACTCCGCACCCGCCTCGAAGAACGCGTTGCTGTCACCTTCGAACAGCGAGAAGTGCGTGTGCATGCCGGAGCCGGGGTGGTCGGTGAACGGCTTGGGCATGAAGGTGGCGTAGGTTCCCTGCTGCAGTGCCACCTCCTTGATGACGGTGCGGAACGTCATGATGTTGTCCGCGGTCTGCAGCGCGTCTGCGTAGCGGAGGTCGATCTCGTTCTGGCCCGGGCCGGCCTCGTGGTGGCTGAACTCCACGGAAATGCCCACGGATTCCAGCATGGTCACCGCGGTTCGGCGGAAGTCCTGGGCCACGCCGCCGGGCACGTGGTCAAAGTAGCCGCCCTCATCCACGGGCACGGGCGCGCCGTTTGGACCTGGCTCGTGGGACTTGAGCAGGTAGAACTCGATCTCCGGGTGGGTGTAGCAGGTGAAGCCCATGTCCGCGGCCTTGGCAAGGGTGCGCTTAAGCACGTTGCGGGGGTCGGCCGCGGAGGGCTCGCCGTCGGGGGTGAGGATGTCGCAAAACATGCGCGAGGTCTGCTCGGTCTCGCCGCGCCACGGCAGGATCTGGAAGGTGGCGGGATCCGGCTGGGCCAGCATGTCCGACTCAAACACGCGGGCCAGGCCTTCGATCGAGGAGCCGTCGAAGCCGAGGCCTTCCTCGAACGCGCCCTCGACTTCCGCCGGTGCCAGCGCCACGGACTTCAGCGACCCCACCACGTCGGTGAACCACAGGCGTACGAAACGTACGTCGCGCTCTTCGATTGTGCGCAGGACAAACTCTTGCTGGCGGTCCATGATGGCCCTCTTCTCCGGTCAACGTCCATGCTCCGGGTCCGCGCAAGGGGAAAGCCGGCAGCAGTTCATCAACACTGTACTAATCATTCTGCGCCGATGCTGAAGCCTGCGCCGTGCGTAACACAGCATTAACTTGGCCGTTCATGCGTGGCTGCTCCGGACAGCCGCCAACTCCTGTTCCTGGCGCCACATCCGATGGCCCGCACGGCTGCCGTTATGACGCTCATCACCGCTGCCCGGCCGTGACCGTGGTAGCTAGGACGGCGGGTACCGCACTACGCTCATCCCATGGCCTCCAACAGCTCTGACTCCAGCGCGTCCGCAGAAGTACCCGCCCCCTACGGCAGTGGTCCGGGTGTGCCTGCCCCGGCTGAACGGAAGCCGGCGAAGGTCCGGATCCACCACCTCCAACAGGCCAAGCGCGACGGCACCAAGTTCGCCATGCTGACCGCGTACGAGCAGTACACGGCCGAGATCTTTGACGCGGCAGGCATCGAAGTGCTCCTGGTGGGTGATTCAGCCTCCAACAACGTTTTTGGCAACGAGACCAGCCTCCCTGTCACCGTGGACGAGCTGCTGCCCCTGTGCCGCGCCGTGGCACGGTCCGCCAAGCGCGCACTGGTGGTGGCGGACCTGCCGTTCGGCAGCTACGAGGTCAGTGCGGAACACGCCGTTGCAGCCGGTGTCCGGTTCCTGAAGGAAGGCCTGGCGCACGCCGTTAAAATCGAGGGCGGGCAGTACTACGCACCCACCGTCCGGGCCATGGTGCAGGCGGGCATTCCGGTCATGGCGCACATCGGCTTCACGCCGCAGAGCGAACACGCGCTGGGCGGCTACCGCGTCCAGGGCCGCGGCGACGACGCCCAGCGCCTGATTGACGACGCCGTGGCGCTGGCCGAGGCGGGCGCGTTCTGCGTGCTGATGGAAATGGTCCCCGCGGAGACGGCAGCAGCGGTCGATGCAGCAGTGGACGTCCCGACGGTGGGGATCGGCGCCGGCAAGGCCACCACGGGCCAGGTGCTGGTGTGGCAGGACATGGCCGGACTGCGCGGCGGAAAGATGGCCAAGTTCGTCAAGCAGTACGCAGACCTGCGCAGCACACTGCACGACGCCGCCACCGCCTATGGCAACGACGTCCGGTCAGGCGGGTTCCCCGGCCCGGAACACTCCTTCTAACTTCCCCTGACGACCCCGGAACTGCTGCCCGCGGGTGCCGCCTGTCGGCACTCCTCCGCGGACTGCCTCGGCCGCTGGCGGCCTCACCTTGACGTCCGCTTCCGGAGCACCGACAGGCGGCCGGATGCACCCGGCCTCAGTCGTCGTCGCCCTTCTCCCAGGCCTCATTGCGGGCCCTGACCTTCTCGATGGCGTGCTCCGCTTCTTCGCGGGTCTTGTAGGGCCCAATGAGCTGGCTCCAGTCCGAGAGCCGGTCCTCTTCCACTTCGTGGGTGTTGATGTTGAACCAGTACTCAGTCATCGTTGCTCCTCGTTCCGGCGACGGGGAAAGCAGGTGATCCACGTAACACAAACACTTACGGGTCCCCTCCGCCGCTTGTCGGTTGTTAGGCGTTCTGTGGTGCCTTATATGATCAATCTATGCCTTCCCTTGCCTCGACTGCACCCATTGGCACCCTCACCCCGGGTACCCTGAGTCCGCAGCGTCCCGTTCCGGCGTCCATCCCCCGTCCGGAGTACGTTGGCAAGCCCGGCCCCGCCAAGTTCACCGGCTCCGAGGTCAAGTCCGCCGAAACCATCGAGAAGATCCGGCTCGCCGGAAAGATCGCAGCGCAGGCCATCGTGGAAGTGGGCAGGCACATCCAGCCGGGCGTCACCACCGATGAGCTGGACAAAGTGGGCCACGAATTCCTGCTGGACCACCAGGCGTACCCGTCCACGCTCGGCTACCGTGGCTTCCCCAAATCGCTGTGCTCCTCGCTGAATGAAGTCATCTGCCACGGCATTCCGGACAGCACCGTGGTCCAGGACGGTGACATCCTGAACATCGACATCACGGCCTACATCAACGGCGTCCACGGAGACACCAACTACACCTTCCTGGTGGGGGACGTGGACGAGGAGTCCCGGCTGCTGGTGGAGCGCACCCAGGAGTCATTGAACCGTGCCATCAAGGCCGTGGCGCCGGGACGCGAAATCAACATCATTGGCAGGGCCATCCAGTCCTACGCCAGGCGCTTCGGCTACGGCGTGGTGCGTGACTTCACCGGCCACGGCGTCGGGGAGGCCTTCCACACCGGGCTGATCATCCCCCACTATGACGCGGCCCCCGCCTACAACACGGTGATCGAAACCGGAATGGTCTTCACCATTGAACCGATGCTCACCCTGGGCACCGTGGAGTGGGACATGTGGAGCGACGACTGGACCGTCGTCACCCGGGACCGCAAGCGCACCGCCCAGTTCGAGCACACCCTGCTGGTTACCGAGACCGGCGCCGAGATCCTCACCCTGCCGTAGCCTGTTCCATGCCCGAAGTGGCATGGCTGCCGGTGCAGACCGGACCCCTGTTACGGGCCGCGCAAGCCGGCCCCTTTTCCTGCCCGCCCCTGTCAAGAACGGAATCCCATTGGCCAAGAAGGACGAGAAGTCGCACAAGAACGCACCGCTGATCGGCATCGACATCGGTGGTACGGGCATCAAGGGCGGCATTGTCGACCTGAAGAAGGGCAAGCTGCTCGGAGAACGCTTCCGGGTTCCCACCCCGCAGCCTGCCACCCCGGAAGCCGTGGCCGAGGCCGTGGCCCTGGTGGTGGCGGAACTTTCGGCGCGTCCGGAAGCACCGGAGGCCGGCTCCCCTGTGGGGGTGACCTTCCCGGGCATCATCCAGCACGGCGTGGTCCACTCGGCCGCCAATGTGGACAAGAGTTGGCTTGATACGGACATCGACGCCCTCCTCACCGCCCGGCTGGGCCGGCCCGTGGAGGTCATCAACGACGCCGACGCCGCCGGCCTGGCCGAAGCCCGCTACGGCGCCGGCGCCGGCGTGTCCGGCACAGTCCTGGTAATCACCCTGGGCACCGGCATCGGTTCAGCATTCATTTTCGACGGGAAGCTCGTCCCCAACGCAGAGCTTGGCCACCTGGAGGTTGACGGCTTCGACGCTGAATCGAAGGCGTCCGCCGTGGCCCGCGAACGGGACGGGCTGTCGTGGGACGAGTACAGCGTCCTGCTGCAGCGCTACTTCTCGCACGTGGAGTTCCTGTTCTCGCCGGAACTGTTCATTGTGGGTGGCGGCATCTCCAAGCGCGCGGACGAGTACCTTCCCAACCTCAAGCTGCGCACGCCGATCGTCCCGGCCGTCCTGCGCAACGAGGCAGGGATCGTGGGCGCGGCGCTGGAAATCGCGCTGCAGCACAAGCTGGCCAAATAGGAGTGGTGCCGGTGGCGGCTGCGGCTTCCCCTCCGCTGCCGCCACCGGAGTCTAGAGGGGGGTCTTCTCGGAGCTCTTGGCGCTGGCCGCGCCCTTGGCGTCTTCCTCGGCCTCGTGGCGCAGCAGGGCAATAGCGGTTTCAAAATCCTCGAGGGACTCGAACGCCTGGTAGACGCTGGCGAAGCGCAGGTACGCCACTTTGTCGAGTTTCTGCAGCGGCCCGAGGATTACCAGCCCAACCTCGTGGGCGTCGATCTCGGCAGCACCGGAGGCGCGGATCTGCTCTTCCACTTCCTGCGCCAGCATGGCGAGGTCGTCCTCGCTGACCGGGCGCCCCTGGCAGGCTTTGCGCACGCCGTTGATGACTTTGCTGCGGCTGAAGGGTTCGCCCACGCCGGACCGCTTAATGACGGAGAGGCTGGTGGTTTCCACGGTGGTGAACCGGCGGCCGCATTCGGGGCATTGCCGGCGGCGGCGGATGGCCGAGCCGTCGTCCGCCATGCGGCTGTCCACTACGCGGGAATCGGGGTTACGGCAGAACGGGCAGTACATGGCGTTCCCCCTTTTCGCTCGTGGTGTGCAACGTCAGTAGAGGCCATCAGCACCGCCGGGGGGCGATGCCGTGGCGTCTCCCAGTTTACGGGCATATCTGGGGTAATAACAATCCTGTAATTACTACATGTAGTGGTGTCACCCGAGGCGGGGGAATCGGGCCGTCACGGCGTCGCCGTGGGCAGGAAGGTCCTCGGCGCGGGACAGGCTCACGATGTGCCCGCTGACCTCCGCCAAGGCATCCCTGCTGTAGTTGATGACCTGGATGGCGCGCAGGAAGGTGGTGACGTTCAGTCCGGATGAGAACGCTGCGGTGCCGCTGGTGGGCAGGACGTGGTTGGAGCCGGCGCAGTAGTCCCCCAGGCTGACAGGGCTGTAGTCGCCGACGAAGATGGCGCCGGCATTGCGGATGCGTGCAGCCACGGCGGCTGCGTCCCGGGTCATGATTTCCAGGTGCTCGGCGGCGTAGGCGTCGCAGGCGGCGATGCCCTGCTCCAGGCCGTCCACCAGGACCACGCCGGATTGCGGGCCGGAGAGCGCCTCCTGGACCCTGGCCGAATGCTTCGTGGCCGCGGCCTGCAGCGCCAGTTCCGCACGCACCGCCGCGGCAAGGTCCTCGGAATCGGTGATGAGGACCGAGGCTGCCTTCGGATCGTGCTCAGCCTGGCTGAGGAGGTCCGCGGCAACCAGTGCCGGCTGCGCCGAATCATCAGCAAGGATGGCGATTTCCGTGGTTCCTGCCTCGGAGTCGATGCCGACGACGCCCTTGACCAGGCGTTTGGCCGTGGCGACGAAGATGTTGCCGGGCCCGGTGACGACGTCCACGGGCTCCAGTGCCGGACCAGCGTCCGTGGCTTCAATGCCGTACGCGAAGGCGGCGATGGCCTGGGCCCCGCCGATGGCGTAGACCTCGGAGATGCCCAGCAGCGCTGCTGCCGCGAGGATGGTGGGGTGCGGCAGCCCCCCGAATTCCTTTTGCGGGGGCGAGGCCAGGGCAATGGATTCCACGCCTGCGGCCAGGGCGGGTACCACGTTCATGATCACCGACGACGGGTACACGGCAAGTCCGCCGGGAACGTAAAGGCCCACGCGCGCCACGGGCACCCAGTTCTGACTCACCACCGCGCCGTCGCCCAGCTCGACGTCGACGTTCCGGGGACGCTGGCCGTCGGCGAACTTCCGGGCCCGGCTGATGGATTCCTCCAGGGCAGCCCGCACGGCCGGGTCCAGCTGGTCCAGGGCTTCGGCAATGGCCTCCCGGGGAACCAGCGGGTGTTCCTGCGCCACGCCGTCGAACTTGTCCGCGAGCTGGGCCAGCGCCGTGAAGCCGCGCTGCCGCACGGCGGAAATGATCTGCAGGACCTTGTCCTCGGCATCCGCCACGGTCTGGCCCTTGGCGCGGGGAACAGCTGCACGCAGGGCCGCGAGGGTCAGGTTGCGGCCGCGGAGATCGATGGTGCGGAAGTCGACGGCGGCTGTTACGGGAGCGGGAAAGTCCGGGGAAGTGGTCACCGGCCTATTTTACGGCGCCGAACGCGTCTGCCGTTCCGGCCCTGCCGGCATCGCCCTTCCTGCCGCCGGCGCCTATGAGTTCCAGGACGAAGACCGACACTGCCGTCGCGGCTGGCCAGAGCAGCAGCACCGGCCACGCGCGCAATGAGAAGGCAATGCTCGCGTTGGCAGAGGCATCGACCGCCGGGCCCCAAAGCCGGGCCGCCAGGACGCCTGTCCCCCATGCCACCACGCTGCCGGCCAACGCCCCCACCAGGCCGGTCAGCAGTGCTGCCTGGGGGTCCGGACGCTTGCCGTCGGCCAGGAAGACAGCAAGCAGGCACCCGGCCAGCACAAGGATGCCGGCAAGGGTAAGGTCACGCGGCAGCCAGACCAGGGGTGCGCTGCCGGAGGCCAGTGCCGGGTCGCGCGTGACCAGGTTGAGCCCGCCCGGGGCCAGGAGCCACCACAGGATGCCTGCCGGAATTCCCGCCGCCGCCGGAACCAGCAGCAGGGACCATGGCAGCAGCCGCCGGGAGGGGCGGGCGAAGTTCGTCATGCAACACACCTTAACAAAGGTTCCCCCAACGCCATCCCTGCCTGCTGCAGGGGCCGCCGGTTTTCCCGGTGCGACCGACGGCCAATACGCTTGGAGGAAGAGATAAGCCACCTAGTCCAGGAGTTTCGGTGACCGACAACAGCGAGCCGTTTGAGCAGACCTTCAGGGAGATGTTCCGCCGGCACGCCGCGGGCGTCGCCATCATTACCGTGAACTACCAGGACGAGCCCTACGGCTTTACCGCCACCTCCGTCGCCTCCCTGTCCGCCAAGCCGCCGCGCTTCACCTTTAACATGGCGCGCAGTTCCAGGTCGTGGCCCGCGGTAGCCAACACCCAGTACCTGGGAGTGCACATGCTGGGGCTGGAGAACCAGGAACTGGCAGCACGTTTCGCGCGGCCCGGGAACCGTTTCGAAGGCAACCACTGGGAGACCGGCCCGCACGGGGTGCCCATCCTGAAGGATGTCGCCGGGTGGCTGATTGGCGAGATCCAGATGCGACTCTCCTTCGAGAACAACGCGGTGGTGGTGGTCCAGGTGATGGACGGCCAGGTGGGCGGCGAGGGTTCACCGCTGCTGTACCACGGCGGCGCCTACGGGCAGCCGGTGCCGCTGGACTACGAGATCTGACGCCGGCGGGCCGGCCCGTCACAAACAGGCGGCCGACGGCGGGAGGTGATTCCCGCCGTCGGCCGCCTGTTTGTCAGGTGTCTTGGTCTTTCAGGCGTCCAGGCAGGCCGGGCCCAGCAGGACCTTCAGGTCGCCGAACAGGGACGGGCTGGGGTTCACCCGGAGGTGGACGGGCAGTCCCATGATCTCCGTGCGGGTGTCACCTTGCAGGTGCAGCCGGACCTCGGAGTTGCCGCGGTGGGTGCGCAGCACGTCCCCAAGCTCCGTGACGACGGCCTCGGTGGCCTTGTGGGTGGGCATGGTGATGACCAGCGGCCCGTTCAGGCCCTCGCTCAGGTCCGGAACGGAAAGCTCCATGCAGTTCAAAGTGATGGCGCCGTCGTCGCGCTTCTGGAGCCTGCCCTTGACCACCACGATCAGGTCCTCGGCGAGCACGGAGGCGATGGGTCCGTAGACCTGGCCGAAGAACATGACTTCGATGGAACCGCCCAGGTCCTCGATCTCTGCCCGGGCGTAGGCGTTGCCGCTGGCTTTCGCGATGCGGCGGCTCAGGGAGGTGATCATGCCCGCGATGGTGATGATGGCGCCGTCCTGTGGCCCGTCCTCGCCCAGGATGGTGGTGATGCTCATTTCGGCGTGCTGGGCCAGGAGGCCTTCGAGGCCCTGGAGCGGGTGGTCGGAGACGTACAGGCCCAGCATGTCGCGTTCGAATGAGAGTTTGTCCTTCTTCTCCCACTCGGGCAGGTCCGGGATCTCGATGCTGAGGGATGCCTCCGACTCGGCCTCCTCGAAACCGGCGAAGAGGTCGAACTGGCCGATCGCCTCGTTCCGTTTCAAGGTGATGACGGAGTCGATGGCCTCTTCGTGGATCATGGCCAGCGCGCGCCGGTGGTGGCCCAGGGAGTCGAAGGCCCCGGACTTGATGAGGGATTCGATGGTTCTCTTATTGCAGACCACCGCCGGCACCTTCATCAGGTAGTCCTTGAAGGACGTGTAGGCGCCTTCGCTCTCGCGTGCGGTGACCATGGCCTCCACGGCGTTGGCGCCCACGTTGCGGATGGCGCCCATGCCGAAGCGGATGTCGTTGCCCACAGGGGTGAAGTTCAGGGCCGACTCGTTGACGTCCGGCGGAAGCACCGTGATACCCATGCGGCGGCACTCGTTGAGGTAGATGGCGGACTTGTCCTTGTCATCGCCCACCGACGTCAGCAGGGCGGCCATGTACTCGGGCGCGTAGTGCGCCTTCAGGTACGCGGTCCAGTAGGAGATGACACCGTACGCGGCCGAGTGGGCCTTGTTGAAGGCGTAGTCGGAGAAGGGAAGCAGGATGTCCCAGAGGGTCTTGACCGCCTCCATGGAGTAGCCGTTGTCCTGCATGCCCTGCGAGAAGCCGGCGAACTGTTTATCGAGTTCCGATTTCTTCTTCTTGCCCATGGCGCGGCGAAGGATGTCGGCCTGGCCCAGCGAGTACCCGGCCAGCTTCTGCGCCACGGCCATGACCTGTTCCTGGTACACGATCAGGCCGTACGTGCCGCCGAGGATCTCCTTGAGGGGTTCCTCCAGCTCGGGGTGGATGGGGATGACCTCCTGGATACCGTTCTTGCGCAGCGCGTAGTCCGTGTGCGCGTTGGCGCCCATGGGGCCCGGCCGGTAGAGCGCCAGGACGGCGGAGATGTCTTCGAAGTTGTCAGGCTTCATGAGCTTGAGCAGCGACCGCATGGGACCGCCGTCGAGCTGGAACACGCCCAGGGTGTCGCCGCGGGCCAGGAGTTCGTAGGACGGGGCGTCATCAAGCTCGAGGTTTTCCAGGTCCAGGTCGATGCCCCGGTTCATCTTGATGTTCTCGAGGGCGTCGGAAATGATCGTCAGGTTCCGCAGGCCCAGGAAGTCCATCTTGATCAGGCCAAGGCCCTCGGACGTGGGGTAGTCGAACTGGGTGATGACCTGGCCGTCCTGGAAACGGCGCATGATGGGAATGACGTCGATGATGGGGTCCGAGGACATGATGACGCCGGCGGCGTGCACGCCCCACTGGCGCTTCAGGCCTTCGATGCCCAGCGCGGTTTCGAAGACCTTGGCGGCTTCGGGGTCCGTGGCGATCAGCTGCCGGAAGTCCCCTGCTTCGCCGTAGCGCTTGGACTCCGGATTCTGGATGTCCGCCAGGGGAATGTCCTTGGCCATCACTGCGGGAGGCAGGGCTTTGGTCAGCGTCTCGCCCATGCTGAAGGGGTAGCCCAGCACGCGGGAGGAGTCCTTGAGGGCCTGCTTCGTTTTGATGGTGCCGTAGGTGACGATCATCGCCACGCGCTCATCGCCGTACTTGCGGGTCACATAGTCGATGACCTCCGAACGGCGCCGGTCATCGAAGTCGACGTCGAAGTCGGGCATGGAGACGCGGTCAGGGTTGAGGAACCGTTCAAAGATCAGGCCGTGGCGCAAGGGGTCCAGGTCGGTGATGCGCATCGCGTACGCCACCATTGAGCCTGCACCCGAACCACGGCCGGGGCCAACGCGGATGCCGTTGTTCTTGGCCCAGTTGATGAAGTCGGCAACCACCAGGAAGTAGCCCGGGAAGCCCATGGAGGTGATGACGCCGAGTTCGTAGTCCGCCTGCTTGCGGACCTCGTCCGGGACGCCGCCGGGGTAGCGGTACTGCAGACCCTTGTCCACTTCCTTGACCAGCCAGGAGGTCTCGTCCTCGCCCGGCGGGCAGGGGAACCGGGGCATGAAGTTGGCGTCCGTGTTGAAGGACACCTCGCAGCGCTCGGCGATCAGCAGGGTGTTGTCGCAGGCCTCAGGGTGGTCGCGGAACAGCTCCCGCATTTCCTGCGGGGACTTGAGGTAGTAGCCGCTGCCGGAGAAGGCGAAGCGGGAACCGCCGTTGTCGTAGGTGGGTTCCAGCAGCGTGGAGCCCGACTGGATGGCCAGCAGCGCCTCGTGCGCTTTGGCGTCATGCTCGTGGGTGTAGTGGAGGTCGTTGGTGGCCACCAGCGGCAGGTTCAGGTCCTTGGCCAGCCGCAGCAGGTCGCCGGTGACGCGCCGTTCAATGTCCAGCCCGTGGTCCATCAGTTCGCAGAAGTAGTTCTCCGCGCCGAAGATGTCCCGGAACTCGGCCGCGGCCTCCAGCGCTTCGCGGTACTGGCCCAACCGGAGCCGGGTCTGGACCTCGCCGGAGGGGCAGCCCGTGGTGGCGATGAGCCCCTCGGAGTAGGTGTTGAGCAGTTCCCGGTCCAGCCGCGGCCACTTGCCGAAGACCGAATCAAGGGAGGCGATGGACGAGGCCCGGAAGAGGTTCCGCATGCCCACGTTGTTGTAGCTCAGGAGCGTCATGTGGGTGTAGGAGCCACCGCCGGAGACGTCGTCCTTGCGCTGCGATTCATCGCCCCAGCGCACCCGTTCCTTGTCCGTCCGGGCCGTCCCGGGAGTCACGTATGCTTCGACGCCGATGATCGGCTTGATGCCTTTGTCCGTAGCCTTGCGCCAAAAGTCGAACGCGCCGAACAGGTAGCCGTGGTCGGTGGTGGCAAGCGCGGGCATGCCCAGGCGCTCGGTCTCATCGAACAGCTCCCCAAGGCGGGCAGCTCCATCCAGCATGGAATATTCGGTGTGGGTGTGCAGGTGGACAAACGAATCATTGCTGGAACTCACCGCACTATTCTAAGCGCTGCCCCTCCGCAGTCCCGCCAGGGGCGTCCGTGTCAGGCCTGGCCGGATTCAAGCACTTCCAGGGCATAAGCAAGGTCCTGCGGGTAATCACTGGTGACCGTGACGCGCTCCCCCGTCACCGGGTGGTCGAAGGCAAGTTCACGCGCGTGCAGCCACTGCCGGGTAAGCCCCAGGTTGGCGGCGAGGCGCGGATCGGCGCCGTACGTCAGGTCCCCGGCGCAGGGGTGCCGGAGCGCGGAAAAGTGGACCCGGATCTGGTGCGTACGCCCGGTTTCAAGATGGACCTCCACCAGGGTGGCCTTGCCGAATGCTTCCAGGACCTCGTAGTGGGTCACCGAGGGGCGCCCGTCCTCGATGACGGCGAAGCGCCAGTCGTGTCCGGGGTGGCGGCCGATGGGCGCA harbors:
- the glnA gene encoding type I glutamate--ammonia ligase, translated to MDRQQEFVLRTIEERDVRFVRLWFTDVVGSLKSVALAPAEVEGAFEEGLGFDGSSIEGLARVFESDMLAQPDPATFQILPWRGETEQTSRMFCDILTPDGEPSAADPRNVLKRTLAKAADMGFTCYTHPEIEFYLLKSHEPGPNGAPVPVDEGGYFDHVPGGVAQDFRRTAVTMLESVGISVEFSHHEAGPGQNEIDLRYADALQTADNIMTFRTVIKEVALQQGTYATFMPKPFTDHPGSGMHTHFSLFEGDSNAFFEAGAEFQLSKTARQFIAGILKHAPEFTAVTNQFVNSYKRLWGGGEAPSYLSWGHNNRSALVRVPLYKPGKGQSARIEYRGIDSAANPYLAYAVLLGAGLKGIEEGYDLPAAAEDDVWSLSSAERRAMGHDPLPASLHDAIRSMEDSELMPQILGEQVYEHFLRNKRAEWQDYRLQVTPYELQRNLGIL
- the panB gene encoding 3-methyl-2-oxobutanoate hydroxymethyltransferase; translated protein: MASNSSDSSASAEVPAPYGSGPGVPAPAERKPAKVRIHHLQQAKRDGTKFAMLTAYEQYTAEIFDAAGIEVLLVGDSASNNVFGNETSLPVTVDELLPLCRAVARSAKRALVVADLPFGSYEVSAEHAVAAGVRFLKEGLAHAVKIEGGQYYAPTVRAMVQAGIPVMAHIGFTPQSEHALGGYRVQGRGDDAQRLIDDAVALAEAGAFCVLMEMVPAETAAAVDAAVDVPTVGIGAGKATTGQVLVWQDMAGLRGGKMAKFVKQYADLRSTLHDAATAYGNDVRSGGFPGPEHSF
- a CDS encoding SPOR domain-containing protein; the encoded protein is MTEYWFNINTHEVEEDRLSDWSQLIGPYKTREEAEHAIEKVRARNEAWEKGDDD
- the map gene encoding type I methionyl aminopeptidase — protein: MPSLASTAPIGTLTPGTLSPQRPVPASIPRPEYVGKPGPAKFTGSEVKSAETIEKIRLAGKIAAQAIVEVGRHIQPGVTTDELDKVGHEFLLDHQAYPSTLGYRGFPKSLCSSLNEVICHGIPDSTVVQDGDILNIDITAYINGVHGDTNYTFLVGDVDEESRLLVERTQESLNRAIKAVAPGREINIIGRAIQSYARRFGYGVVRDFTGHGVGEAFHTGLIIPHYDAAPAYNTVIETGMVFTIEPMLTLGTVEWDMWSDDWTVVTRDRKRTAQFEHTLLVTETGAEILTLP
- the ppgK gene encoding polyphosphate--glucose phosphotransferase, translated to MAKKDEKSHKNAPLIGIDIGGTGIKGGIVDLKKGKLLGERFRVPTPQPATPEAVAEAVALVVAELSARPEAPEAGSPVGVTFPGIIQHGVVHSAANVDKSWLDTDIDALLTARLGRPVEVINDADAAGLAEARYGAGAGVSGTVLVITLGTGIGSAFIFDGKLVPNAELGHLEVDGFDAESKASAVARERDGLSWDEYSVLLQRYFSHVEFLFSPELFIVGGGISKRADEYLPNLKLRTPIVPAVLRNEAGIVGAALEIALQHKLAK
- the nrdR gene encoding transcriptional regulator NrdR; translation: MYCPFCRNPDSRVVDSRMADDGSAIRRRRQCPECGRRFTTVETTSLSVIKRSGVGEPFSRSKVINGVRKACQGRPVSEDDLAMLAQEVEEQIRASGAAEIDAHEVGLVILGPLQKLDKVAYLRFASVYQAFESLEDFETAIALLRHEAEEDAKGAASAKSSEKTPL
- the hisD gene encoding histidinol dehydrogenase, with protein sequence MTTSPDFPAPVTAAVDFRTIDLRGRNLTLAALRAAVPRAKGQTVADAEDKVLQIISAVRQRGFTALAQLADKFDGVAQEHPLVPREAIAEALDQLDPAVRAALEESISRARKFADGQRPRNVDVELGDGAVVSQNWVPVARVGLYVPGGLAVYPSSVIMNVVPALAAGVESIALASPPQKEFGGLPHPTILAAAALLGISEVYAIGGAQAIAAFAYGIEATDAGPALEPVDVVTGPGNIFVATAKRLVKGVVGIDSEAGTTEIAILADDSAQPALVAADLLSQAEHDPKAASVLITDSEDLAAAVRAELALQAAATKHSARVQEALSGPQSGVVLVDGLEQGIAACDAYAAEHLEIMTRDAAAVAARIRNAGAIFVGDYSPVSLGDYCAGSNHVLPTSGTAAFSSGLNVTTFLRAIQVINYSRDALAEVSGHIVSLSRAEDLPAHGDAVTARFPRLG
- a CDS encoding flavin reductase family protein, which codes for MTDNSEPFEQTFREMFRRHAAGVAIITVNYQDEPYGFTATSVASLSAKPPRFTFNMARSSRSWPAVANTQYLGVHMLGLENQELAARFARPGNRFEGNHWETGPHGVPILKDVAGWLIGEIQMRLSFENNAVVVVQVMDGQVGGEGSPLLYHGGAYGQPVPLDYEI